The Thunnus thynnus chromosome 24, fThuThy2.1, whole genome shotgun sequence genome window below encodes:
- the LOC137177199 gene encoding glycerol-3-phosphate dehydrogenase [NAD(+)], cytoplasmic-like, whose product MTGKTLIRYTLGFPLSFLHTPCGLMTRFYNKRSYLHVGKSVHMLQDGRITCFPFRKEVYPWRARGGLNQAFYGAYEEVITDEGGKEQQALQSSRAGGLSTFKMPGKKICIVGSGNWGSSIAKIIGHNVKASNQFDPIVNMWVYEEIIDGKKLTEIINTDHENVKYLPGHKLPRNVVAVPDIIEAVKGAKILVFVIPHQFISKLCDQIKPHITEGTIGISLIKGIDEGPDGLKLISDIIREKLEIEVSVLMGANIASEVADEKFCETTIGSTNEANGHIFKEMLQTPNFRITVVQESDIVELCGALKNIVAVGAGFCDGLGFGDNTKAAVIRLGLMEMVAFAKLFCKGQVSSGTFLESCGVADLITTCYGGRNRKVAEAFAKTSKSIVELEAEMLNGQKLQGPQTSAEVYKLLQKRDMVSKFPLFAAVYQICFEGKEVKEFITCLQNHPEHM is encoded by the exons ATGACCGGCAAAACATTAATACGTTATACATTAGGCTTTCCTTTGTCTTTCCTGCACACACCCTGTGGGCTGATGACTCGGTTTTATAACAAGAGATCGTATCTACATGTTGGAAAATCAGTGCATATGTTACAAGACGGCAGAATTACATGTTTCCCATTTAGGAAAGAGGTGTATCCGTGGCGCGCGAGGGGAGGGCTGAATCAAGCATTTTATGGGGCGTATGAGGAAGTTATTACGGACGAGGGGGGAAAAGAACAACAGGCTCTTCAGTCTAGCCGAGCAGGAGGACTATCCACTTTCAAAATGCCTGGGAAGAAAATCTGCATCGTCGGATCTGGAAACTG GGGCTCTTCCATTGCTAAAATCATCGGGCACAATGTCAAAGCCTCCAACCAGTTCGACCCAATAGTGAACATGTGGGTTTACGAAGAAATAATTGATGGGAAGAAGCTAACGGAGATCATTAACACAGACCATGAAAATGTTAAGTATCTCCCAGGTCACAAGCTGCCCAGGAATGTG GTGGCCGTCCCAGACATCATAGAGGCCGTGAAGGGCGCAAAGATCCTCGTCTTTGTAATTCCACACCAGTTCATCAGCAAACTCTGTGATCAGATTAAGCCTCACATCACAGAGGGGACCATCGGGATATCGCTCATCAAA GGCATTGACGAAGGACCAGACGGACTGAAGCTCATCTCAGACATCATCCGAGAGAAACTAGAGATCGAGGTCAGCGTCCTAATGGGGGCCAATATCGCCAGTGAGGTAGCAGACGAGAAGTTCTGTGAAACCACTATAG GGTCAACAAATGAGGCAAATGGCCACATCTTCAAAGAGATGCTTCAGACTCCCAACTTTCGTATCACCGTCGTACAGGAGAGTGATATAGTGGAGCTTTGTGGAGCTCTGAAG AACATTGTGGCAGTAGGGGCTGGATTCTGTGACGGCCTCGGTTTTGGGGACAACACCAAGGCAGCAGTGATCAGGCTCGGTTTGATGGAAATGGTTGCCTTCGCCAAGCTGTTCTGCAAAGGCCAAGTGAGCTCTGGTACATTCCTGGAAAGCTGCGGCGTGGCCGACCTCATTACAACCTGCTACGGGGGACGAAACCGAAAAGTTGCGGAGGCCTTCGCCAAAACATCCAAG TCTATTGTTGAGCTGGAGGCAGAAATGCTTAACGGTCAGAAGCTGCAGGGTCCACAGACCTCAGCGGAGGTCTACAAGCTTCTTCAAAAGAGGGACATGGTCAGCAA GTTTCCATTGTTTGCAGCAGTCTACCAGATCTGCTTCGAGGGCAAAGAGGTGAAAGAGTTCATCACCTGTCTGCAAAACCACCCAGAGCATATGTGA
- the LOC137177197 gene encoding oxysterol-binding protein-related protein 11-like: MQGETAAIRIAENEGKLDVFPQNKTPSSGRASAKSWQYSDHMENIDGYLMKYTNLVTGWQYRFFVLNNEAGLLEYFVNEQSRPQKPRGMLPLAGAVISPSDEDSHTFTVNAISGEQYKLRATDAKERQHWVSRLQICTQHHTEAMGKSNPPPKSRSYSMASQGSGSSPMSMRRPSQNPANLFNWSQMHKGSSLYSSKRSLLPDHLMDAREMMTQAQGQHRDLIQSIEGLPAAPGLSPLDQDLLMLKATSMATMTCLNECLHILHLQQVARQRGSLGGPTIEWLEPKLPDILKNGSSSLGSFTTGEGPLEGSRLELSSPESCSFSGEQEDIEAEDELEDSFSDKEEDLGAVEEERSVILHLLSQLKLGMDLTRVVLPTFILEKRSLLEMYADFMSHPDLFVAITDGSSPEDRMVRFVEYYLTSFHEGRKGAIAKKPYNPIIGETFHCSWKVPKKPEASKEPSQGSPDPAASQDCYQVRFVAEQVSHHPPVSGFYAECQERRMCVNTHVWTKSKFMGMSIGVSMIGEGCLHLLEHDEEYTFTLPCAYARSILTVPWVELGGKVNIGCTKSGYSAVITFQTKPFYGGKLHKVTAEVKHNTTNAVVCRVQGEWNGVLEFSYTSGETRVVDVTKLPVTRKQVRPVEKQGPTESRRLWQHVTESLRQKDIDKATEHKRILEERQRSEERHRAETETAWRTRYFDREGDGWVYHKPLSKNSALKT, encoded by the exons ATGCAAGGGGAAACAGCGGCTATACGAATCGCGGAAAACGAAGGCAAGCTGGATGTATTTCCCCAGAACAAGACCCCAAGCTCGGGGAGAGCAAGTGCCAAAAGCTGGCAGTATAG TGACCACATGGAGAATATTGATGGCTACTTGATGAAGTACACCAACCTGGTAACAGGGTGGCAATACAG GTTCTTTGTCTTAAACAATGAGGCGGGCTTGCTGGAGTACTTTGTCAATGAGCAGTCGCGGCCCCAGAAGCCCCGCGGCATGCTCCCCCTGGCGGGGGCCGTCATCTCCCCCAGTGACGAGGACTCGCATACCTTCACTGTCAACGCCATCAGCGGGGAGCAGTACAAGCTCAGGG ccACCGACGCCAAAGAGAGGCAGCACTGGGTGAGCAGACTGCAGATCTGCACGCAGCACCACACAGAGGCCATGGGGAAG AGTAATCCCCCACCCAAGTCCCGCAGCTACTCTATGGCATCTCAAGGTAGTGGCAGCTCACCCATGTCCATGCGCAGACCAAGCCAGAACCCTGCCAACTTATTCAACTGGTCACAGATGCATAAGGGCTCGTCACTCTACTCCAGCAAGAGGTCCTTGCTGCCAGACCACCTAATGGATGCCAGAGAG ATGATGACCCAGGCCCAGGGCCAGCACAGAGACCTGATCCAGAGCATAGAGGGCCTGCCTGCAGCACCCGGCCTCTCCCCTCTAGACCAGGATCTGCTGATGCTTAAAGCCACTTCCATGGCCACCATGACCTGCCTCAACGAGTGCCTGCACATCCTTCACCTGCAGCAGGTGGCCAGGCAGAGAGGCTCCCTGGGAG GACCCACCATCGAGTGGCTGGAGCCCAAGCTGCCCGACATCCTGAAGAACGGCAGCAGCTCGCTGGGCAGCTTCACGACAGGAGAGGGCCCGCTGGAGGGGAGTCGCTTGGAGCTCAGCAGCCCCGAGTCCTGCAGCTTCTCTGGG GAGCAGGAAGACATAGAAGCAGAGGATGAGTTGGAGGACTCCTTctcagacaaagaggaagaccTGGGCGCTGTGGAGGAGGAGCGCAGCGTCATCCTACACCTGCTGTCACAGCTGAAGCTGGGCATGGACCTCACGCGG GTGGTCCTCCCCACCTTCATCCTGGAGAAGCGCTCTCTGCTGGAGATGTACGCCGACTTCATGTCACACCCAGACCTCTTTGTCGCCATCACCGACGGCAGCAGCCCGGAGGACCGCATGGTCCGTTTTGTCGAGTACTACCTCACCTCCTTCCACGAGGGCCGCAAGGGCGCCATCGCCAAGAAGCCCTACAACCCCATCATCGGCGAGACCTTCCACTGCTCTTGGAAGGTACCCAAGAAACCAGAGGCCTCCAAGGAGCCCTCACAGGGAAGTCCCGACCCAGCCGCCTCCCAGGACTGCTACCAAGTGCGCTTTGTGGCGGAGCAGGTGTCCCACCACCCACCTGTGTCTGGCTTCTACGCCGAGTGCCAGGAGAGGCGGATGTGCGTGAACACACACGTGTGGACCAAGAGCAAGTTCATGGGGATGTCCATTGGAGTATCCATGATAGGAGAAG gttgtCTTCATCTGCTGGAACATGATGAAGAGTACACCTTCACGTTGCCCTGTGCGTACGCGCGCTCCATCCTCACAGTTCCCTGGGTGGAACTGGGCGGCAAAGTCAACATCGGCTGCACCAAGTCGGGCTACTCAGCAGTCATCACTTTTCAGACGAAACCTTTTTACGGTGGCAAACTACACAA AGTAACGGCCGAGGTGAAGCACAACACCACCAACGCGGTGGTGTGTCGTGTGCAGGGCGAGTGGAACGGCGTCCTGGAGTTCAGCTACACCAGCGGAGAGACGAGGGTGGTCGACGTCACCAAGCTGCCCGTTACAAGGAAGCAAGTTCGGCCTGTTGAGAAGCAAGGACCAACCGAATCCAG ACGCCTGTGGCAGCATGTCACGGAGTCCTTACGGCAGAAGGACATTGACAAAGCCACAGAGCACAAGAGGATCCTGGAGGAGAGGCAGCGGTCCGAAGAGAGGCACCGCGCCGAGACCGAAACCGCGTGGAGGACCAGATACTTTGACAGGGAG gGTGACGGCTGGGTTTATCACAAACCACTTTCAAAAAACTCTGCTCTCAAAACCTAG